One Brassica napus cultivar Da-Ae chromosome C4, Da-Ae, whole genome shotgun sequence genomic region harbors:
- the LOC106431561 gene encoding RING-H2 finger protein ATL40, with protein sequence MSSDRNSDHVIEPDRLFWQNTASYNGSSKILLVTIVAFSIIIIIVFTYHLYERFILRRRRSTFQGRSFTVVTQPPKRGLGKVAIASLPTFVVGVNGDDVPATECAVCLALLEEKDTARMLPNCKHVFHMTCVDTWLTTHSTCPICRTEVEPSQRLEPEPREGPVGDGASSSEYKSSGSTVVRLDSFRRILTRERSLDRNDHSRVDQDRVVDLERQ encoded by the coding sequence TCTTACAATGGCAGCAGCAAGATTTTACTCGTAACCATCGTAGCTTTCTCTATTATTATCATCATCGTCTTTACTTATCATCTATACGAAAGATTCATCCTCCGCCGCCGTAGATCCACCTTCCAAGGCCGCTCTTTCACAGTTGTTACTCAGCCGCCCAAACGTGGCCTCGGCAAAGTTGCCATTGCTTCTCTCCCTACATTTGTGGTTGGAGTCAACGGTGATGACGTACCAGCTACGGAATGTGCGGTGTGCCTAGCCTTGTTGGAGGAGAAAGATACGGCGAGGATGTTACCGAACTGCAAGCATGTTTTCCATATGACATGCGTTGACACATGGCTCACCACACACTCTACTTGCCCCATTTGTAGAACTGAAGTCGAGCCGAGTCAAAGGCTTGAGCCTGAGCCAAGAGAAGGGCCAGTTGGTGACGGTGCATCTTCCTCGGAGTACAAGAGTAGCGGGTCAACGGTTGTGCGGTTAGATTCGTTTCGGAGGATTTTGACAAGGGAAAGATCTTTGGACAGGAACGATCATTCTCGCGTTGACCAAGATCGTGTAGTAGATCTTGAAAGACAATGA
- the LOC106431562 gene encoding RING-H2 finger protein ATL40-like: MSSDNINNDHGTDPDFWQNAASYHGSSKILIVIILVFSIFILVVCAYHLYPRFVLRGGRRSTFQGHSLTLVTQPPKHGLDIVVIDSLPTFVVGVNGDHDVSATTECAVCLALLEEKDTARMLPNCKHVFHVTCVDTWLATHSTCPICRTDVEPSHRLEPEPREGPVGDGASSSDYKSGGSTVVRLDSFRRILTRERSSDRNDHSRVDQDRVLDLERQ, translated from the coding sequence ATGAGCTCTGACAACATAAATAATGATCACGGAACCGATCCCGACTTCTGGCAAAACGCGGCTTCTTACCATGGCAGCAGCAAGATTTTAATTGTCATCATCCTTGTTTTCTCTATTTTCATCCTCGTAGTCTGCGCTTATCATCTATACCCAAGATTCGTTCTCCGCGGCGGCCGTAGATCCACCTTCCAAGGCCACTCTCTCACCCTTGTTACTCAGCCGCCCAAACATGGCCTCGACATAGTTGTCATTGATTCTCTTCCTACATTCGTGGTTGGAGTCAACGGTGATCATGACGTCTCGGCGACGACGGAATGTGCGGTGTGTCTAGCCTTGTTGGAAGAGAAAGATACGGCGAGGATGTTACCGAACTGCAAACACGTTTTCCACGTGACATGCGTTGACACATGGCTCGCAACGCACTCCACTTGTCCCATTTGTAGAACTGATGTCGAGCCGAGTCATAGACTTGAGCCTGAGCCAAGAGAAGGGCCAGTTGGTGATGGTGCATCTTCGTCGGATTACAAGAGTGGCGGGTCAACGGTTGTGCGGTTAGATTCGTTTCGGAGGATTTTGACAAGGGAAAGATCTTCGGACAGGAACGATCATTCTCGCGTTGACCAAGATCGTGTATTAGATCTTGAAAGACAATGA